In one Pseudomonas sp. SG20056 genomic region, the following are encoded:
- a CDS encoding transporter substrate-binding domain-containing protein, which yields MRLCIILACWLYSTLALADPLRVGLENHDYYPYYSAVEGQSIDGYCIALLQAFAKREGLELELRPQPVNRLYRNLLSGQNLDLLFPDNPAWPREARDGRALYYSQPVVEIVDATLVRPTRLGQGLTAIKRLGIVRGFTAEAWQPLLAKGGIELVEVQDIHSLIRMLERGRLDAIYANPRVVQHQLRQLGLDAAHVQLDPQLPQVNTSFHLSSYQHADLIKRFDRFLLEDATQLSQLRQQFNLP from the coding sequence ATGCGCCTCTGCATTATCCTGGCCTGCTGGCTGTACAGCACACTCGCACTGGCCGACCCCTTACGCGTAGGCCTGGAGAACCACGACTACTATCCCTATTACAGCGCGGTAGAGGGCCAAAGCATTGATGGCTACTGCATCGCCCTACTGCAGGCCTTCGCCAAGCGCGAGGGCCTTGAGCTGGAGCTGCGCCCGCAGCCGGTCAACCGCCTTTACCGCAATTTGCTCAGCGGGCAGAACCTCGACCTGCTGTTCCCCGACAACCCGGCCTGGCCACGTGAAGCCCGCGATGGCCGGGCGCTGTATTACAGCCAGCCGGTGGTAGAGATTGTCGACGCCACCCTGGTCCGCCCCACGCGGCTCGGCCAGGGCCTGACGGCGATCAAACGCCTGGGCATCGTCCGTGGCTTTACCGCCGAGGCCTGGCAGCCACTCCTGGCCAAGGGCGGCATCGAACTGGTGGAAGTGCAGGATATCCACAGCCTGATCCGCATGCTCGAACGGGGCCGCCTGGATGCCATCTACGCCAACCCGCGAGTGGTACAGCACCAGCTGCGCCAACTGGGCCTCGACGCCGCACACGTACAGCTCGACCCGCAACTGCCGCAGGTCAACACCAGCTTTCACCTGAGCAGCTACCAACACGCCGATCTGATCAAACGCTTCGACCGTTTTCTGCTTGAGGATGCCACGCAGTTAAGCCAGCTACGCCAGCAGTTCAACCTGCCCTAA
- a CDS encoding NADH:ubiquinone oxidoreductase gives MRVFLLLSLFTLSGLAWGEACVVHSQAERLDVKVCQQNRSIPPNLFRTGFCQPQLQGQKVEVEFVEQCPMGAFGVCRNATVGGTPYQQDVHYYGVATDATYLKPFCEKQSKGVWMAR, from the coding sequence ATGCGTGTTTTTCTGTTGCTGAGCCTGTTTACACTGTCCGGCCTGGCCTGGGGTGAAGCCTGTGTGGTGCATAGCCAGGCCGAGCGCCTAGATGTGAAGGTCTGCCAGCAGAACCGCAGCATCCCGCCCAACCTGTTCCGCACCGGTTTCTGCCAGCCGCAGCTGCAGGGTCAGAAGGTCGAGGTGGAGTTTGTCGAGCAGTGCCCGATGGGCGCCTTTGGCGTATGCCGCAACGCCACGGTAGGCGGCACGCCTTACCAGCAGGATGTGCACTATTACGGCGTCGCCACGGATGCCACCTACCTCAAGCCCTTCTGCGAAAAGCAGAGCAAGGGTGTGTGGATGGCGCGCTAA
- a CDS encoding sensor domain-containing diguanylate cyclase — protein sequence MESLYFSPMLLGLNLMLASAIACSGLWYFSRPYRGPGLWMLGSWTLIIGILLFMGFMASGSKLLNILGNALQLAGEAIILLGVFRFLGRPLPWWSVPASAGVMSLALSWHWWLSPINSEYLVALYAAIGGLLPLQACYALWRGTNEVELRGVCQFVAIALLGYALVTLLRGVIGLHDGLQGIVHEDVTRSVSYLLPYNFGIPLWLMALIGLVLLTMRRILADSQRNAQQAAANAERFERLMSVSNAGVMVLDGERIIDSNPKLEQLFAQTREQLLGQPLSRLFDSSSQQPLSDLLHQADGRPHDLLALRADGQIFAAELSIARLAEAQQQVAEIRDVSQRKVLEEQLRQLATTDPLTNALNRRAFQQRAEHELQRSQRQGTPLCLAMLDLDHFKRVNDQYGHAVGDQVLVEFSALCRQQARSTDLFARFGGEEFVILLPDSDLNAAQQRLERLRSDLHTQPIDTVQGQLSISVSIGLASSRPHETLEQLLQRADTQVYIAKAQGRNRIATEQ from the coding sequence ATGGAAAGCCTGTATTTTTCCCCCATGCTGCTGGGCCTGAACCTGATGCTGGCGAGCGCCATTGCCTGCAGCGGGCTCTGGTATTTTTCCCGCCCCTACCGTGGCCCCGGCTTGTGGATGCTGGGCAGCTGGACCCTGATCATTGGCATCCTGCTGTTTATGGGTTTTATGGCCAGTGGCAGCAAACTGCTGAATATTCTCGGCAATGCCCTGCAACTAGCCGGAGAGGCGATCATCCTGCTCGGCGTGTTCCGCTTTCTCGGCCGGCCGCTGCCCTGGTGGAGCGTGCCCGCCAGCGCCGGGGTGATGAGCCTGGCCCTGAGCTGGCACTGGTGGCTCAGCCCCATCAATTCGGAATACCTCGTCGCGCTGTACGCTGCCATTGGCGGCCTGCTGCCCCTGCAAGCCTGTTATGCGCTATGGCGTGGGACTAACGAAGTGGAACTGCGCGGCGTCTGCCAGTTTGTCGCCATCGCCTTGCTCGGTTATGCCCTGGTCACCCTGCTGCGCGGCGTGATCGGCCTGCACGATGGCCTGCAAGGCATCGTCCATGAGGACGTCACGCGCTCGGTAAGCTACCTGCTGCCCTACAACTTCGGCATTCCCCTGTGGCTTATGGCCCTGATCGGCCTGGTGCTGCTGACGATGCGCCGCATCCTCGCCGACAGCCAGCGCAACGCCCAGCAGGCGGCTGCCAACGCCGAGCGTTTCGAACGCCTGATGAGCGTGAGCAACGCCGGGGTGATGGTGCTCGACGGCGAACGCATCATCGACAGCAACCCCAAGCTGGAACAGCTGTTTGCGCAAACCCGTGAGCAACTGCTCGGCCAACCGCTATCGCGGCTATTCGACAGCAGCAGCCAACAGCCGCTCAGTGACCTGCTGCACCAGGCCGATGGCCGCCCCCACGACCTGCTCGCCCTGCGTGCGGACGGCCAGATATTTGCCGCCGAGCTGAGCATCGCGCGCCTGGCCGAAGCCCAGCAGCAGGTTGCCGAGATCCGCGATGTCAGCCAGCGCAAGGTTCTGGAAGAGCAGCTGCGCCAACTCGCCACCACCGACCCGCTGACCAACGCCCTGAACCGCCGCGCCTTCCAGCAGCGCGCCGAACACGAACTGCAACGCAGCCAGCGCCAGGGCACGCCGCTGTGCCTGGCAATGCTCGACCTTGACCACTTCAAACGGGTCAACGACCAGTACGGCCATGCCGTCGGCGATCAGGTGCTGGTGGAGTTCAGTGCCCTGTGTCGACAGCAGGCGCGCAGCACCGACCTGTTCGCCCGCTTCGGCGGTGAAGAATTTGTCATCCTCCTGCCCGACAGCGACCTCAACGCTGCGCAGCAGCGCCTGGAACGCCTGCGCAGCGACCTGCACACGCAGCCCATCGACACGGTTCAGGGCCAGTTGAGCATCAGCGTCAGCATCGGCCTGGCCAGCAGCCGTCCGCATGAAACCCTGGAGCAGCTGCTACAGCGCGCCGATACCCAGGTGTACATCGCCAAAGCGCAGGGGCGTAACCGTATTGCTACAGAGCAATGA
- a CDS encoding zf-TFIIB domain-containing protein, with the protein MQCPACRTSPLQPTKLDDGLLAHGCPQCSGALVALLYYRDWAERQPQNDEPQAQVAVEAASESQQALSCPKCAKLMSKFQISGTLGNRLDVCSSCDEAWLDNGEWQLLKALELSHKMPSIFTEAWQRKVRQQASEEARRQRFARLVGDEAIARADDIRSWLKDHPQRRELLFYIGHE; encoded by the coding sequence ATGCAGTGTCCTGCCTGCCGTACCTCCCCGTTGCAACCCACCAAGCTGGATGACGGCCTGCTGGCCCACGGCTGCCCGCAGTGCTCTGGCGCGCTGGTGGCCTTGTTGTATTACCGCGACTGGGCTGAGCGTCAGCCACAGAATGATGAGCCGCAGGCGCAGGTTGCCGTTGAGGCGGCCAGCGAGAGCCAGCAGGCTCTGAGCTGCCCCAAATGCGCCAAATTGATGAGCAAATTCCAGATAAGCGGCACCCTCGGTAACCGCCTGGATGTTTGCAGCAGCTGTGATGAGGCCTGGTTGGATAATGGCGAATGGCAGTTGCTCAAGGCGCTGGAACTCAGCCACAAGATGCCGAGCATCTTCACCGAAGCCTGGCAACGCAAGGTACGCCAGCAAGCCTCCGAGGAGGCGCGGCGGCAACGCTTCGCCCGCCTGGTCGGCGATGAAGCCATTGCCCGTGCGGACGATATTCGAAGCTGGCTGAAGGATCACCCACAGCGGCGCGAGCTGTTGTTCTATATCGGGCACGAGTGA
- a CDS encoding DUF1826 domain-containing protein — protein sequence MLAQVLRQPLQQIASEQIDVFGEVLRDEVNLALWQRQLPAQISDFANALLAQGEPLGQSIVLELASPESEPNLSGLVDTYSDLPGQAAFLQDVSWLVSAFACLFDAKRIGLRLRILDKAMCPRFHVDHVPVRLITSYAGVGSEWLEEGVMARRRLGDLGAEPSDPALIQRAEAGHVLLAKGEKWIGNEGGGLIHRSPQPAAGEGRLLLTLDWLA from the coding sequence ATGCTCGCGCAGGTGTTGCGCCAGCCGCTGCAGCAGATCGCCAGCGAGCAGATTGATGTATTCGGTGAGGTGCTGCGTGATGAGGTCAACCTGGCGCTCTGGCAGCGCCAGCTGCCCGCGCAGATCAGCGATTTTGCCAACGCCCTGTTAGCTCAGGGCGAGCCGCTGGGGCAATCCATCGTGCTGGAGTTGGCCAGCCCGGAGAGTGAGCCGAACCTGAGCGGTCTGGTCGATACCTACAGCGATTTGCCGGGGCAGGCGGCCTTTTTGCAGGACGTCAGCTGGCTGGTCAGCGCCTTCGCCTGTCTGTTCGACGCCAAACGCATCGGCCTGCGCCTGCGTATTCTCGACAAGGCCATGTGCCCGCGTTTCCACGTTGATCATGTGCCGGTACGGCTGATTACCAGCTACGCCGGGGTCGGTAGTGAGTGGCTGGAAGAAGGCGTGATGGCGCGCCGCCGCTTGGGCGACCTTGGCGCTGAACCGAGCGATCCGGCCCTGATCCAGCGCGCCGAGGCTGGCCATGTGCTGCTGGCCAAGGGTGAAAAATGGATAGGCAACGAGGGCGGCGGCTTGATCCACCGCTCGCCGCAACCAGCGGCCGGTGAGGGGCGATTGCTCCTGACCCTGGACTGGCTGGCTTAA
- a CDS encoding acyl-CoA thioesterase, producing the protein MEPGNAQLTMTVLMTPDMANFSGNVHGGTLLKYLDEVAYACASRYAGCYVVTLSVDQVVFLKPIHVGELVTFLASVNYAGRTSMEVGIKVITENIRERSVRHTNSCFFTMVAVDEQGKPAPIPALEPSTADAERRQRQALQRRQIRHELQQRYQALNEEKN; encoded by the coding sequence ATGGAACCCGGAAACGCCCAGCTGACGATGACCGTACTGATGACCCCGGACATGGCCAACTTCTCCGGCAATGTGCACGGCGGCACCCTGCTCAAATACCTTGATGAAGTCGCCTATGCCTGCGCCAGCCGCTATGCCGGCTGTTACGTGGTAACCCTGTCGGTGGATCAGGTGGTATTCCTCAAACCCATACACGTCGGTGAACTGGTGACCTTTCTCGCCTCGGTCAACTATGCGGGGCGCACCTCGATGGAAGTCGGCATCAAGGTGATCACCGAGAACATCCGCGAACGCTCGGTGCGCCACACCAACAGCTGCTTCTTCACCATGGTCGCGGTGGATGAACAGGGCAAACCCGCACCGATCCCGGCTCTGGAGCCAAGCACCGCCGACGCCGAACGCCGTCAGCGCCAAGCCCTGCAGCGCCGGCAGATCCGCCACGAACTGCAACAGCGCTACCAGGCGCTGAACGAAGAAAAAAACTGA
- a CDS encoding glutamine synthetase family protein has product MQFANPQEARDFLAAHPDVRLIELMLIDANGIPRGKLLHRDELLAIYENGRPLPSSILALTIQGEDVEESGLVWEVADADCWTYPLPGSLTLQPWRATPTGQLQVSMHPTQGLPAAPADPRHVLVRAIDRLKADGYHPVMAVELEFYLLDKTRDANGRPQPALQANGARPQAPQVYGVLELEQQQAFLDDLYAACEVQGLPVRTAISEYAPGQLELTLEHRFDALQAVDEGVRYKRLVKGVANKHGLQACFMAKPFGDLAGSGMHMHVSLADEQGNNLMASEDPHGTPLLKHAIGGMMATLNDALAIFCPNANSFRRFQANSYAPLAKSWGVNNRTVSFRVPGGPAKSRHVEHRICGADANPYLAAAAILSGIHHGIQNQIDPGEEIIGNGYEQARETLPTDWLTALRALESSAWAKDAFGEDFLKVFLAIKWNEFRQFMGEVGEQDWRWYLTHA; this is encoded by the coding sequence ATGCAATTCGCCAATCCCCAGGAAGCCCGCGACTTTCTCGCCGCCCATCCCGACGTGCGCCTGATCGAACTCATGTTGATCGATGCCAATGGCATCCCGCGCGGCAAGCTGCTGCACCGCGACGAACTGCTGGCCATCTACGAGAACGGCCGGCCGCTGCCCAGCTCGATCCTGGCATTGACCATTCAGGGCGAGGACGTGGAAGAAAGCGGCCTGGTCTGGGAAGTCGCCGACGCCGACTGCTGGACCTACCCGCTGCCCGGCAGCCTGACACTGCAACCCTGGCGCGCCACGCCCACCGGCCAGCTGCAGGTGAGCATGCACCCCACCCAGGGCCTGCCCGCCGCACCGGCCGACCCACGGCATGTACTGGTGCGCGCCATCGACCGTCTCAAAGCCGACGGCTATCACCCGGTAATGGCGGTGGAGCTGGAGTTCTACCTGCTGGACAAAACCCGCGACGCTAATGGCCGTCCGCAGCCGGCGCTGCAAGCCAACGGTGCCCGCCCGCAGGCACCGCAGGTGTATGGCGTGCTGGAGCTGGAGCAGCAGCAAGCCTTCCTCGACGACCTCTACGCCGCCTGCGAAGTGCAGGGCCTGCCAGTGCGCACGGCGATCTCTGAATACGCGCCCGGCCAGCTGGAGCTGACCCTGGAGCACCGCTTTGACGCGTTGCAAGCGGTGGATGAAGGCGTGCGCTACAAGCGCCTGGTCAAGGGCGTGGCCAACAAGCACGGGCTGCAGGCCTGCTTTATGGCCAAGCCATTTGGCGACCTGGCCGGCAGCGGGATGCACATGCACGTGTCGCTGGCCGATGAACAGGGCAACAATTTAATGGCCTCGGAAGACCCACACGGCACGCCGCTGCTCAAGCACGCCATCGGCGGGATGATGGCCACGCTGAATGATGCCCTGGCGATCTTCTGCCCCAATGCCAACTCGTTCCGCCGCTTCCAGGCCAACAGCTATGCGCCGCTGGCCAAGAGCTGGGGGGTGAACAACCGCACCGTGTCGTTCCGCGTACCGGGCGGCCCGGCCAAGAGCCGGCATGTCGAGCACCGCATCTGCGGCGCCGACGCCAACCCGTACCTGGCCGCGGCGGCGATTCTTTCTGGCATCCACCACGGCATCCAGAACCAGATCGATCCGGGCGAGGAAATCATCGGCAACGGCTACGAGCAGGCCCGCGAAACCCTGCCCACCGACTGGTTGACCGCCCTGCGCGCACTGGAGAGCTCGGCCTGGGCCAAGGACGCATTCGGCGAGGACTTCCTCAAGGTGTTCCTGGCGATCAAATGGAACGAGTTCCGCCAGTTTATGGGCGAAGTCGGCGAGCAGGATTGGCGCTGGTACCTGACCCACGCCTGA
- a CDS encoding CobW-like GTP-binding protein yields MLKNIPTHLIAGPLGAGKTSLIRHLLAQRPAHERWAVLINEFGLIGLDAALLTTDDDGVALGEVAGGCLCCVNGVPFQVGLSRLLRKAKPDRLLIEPSGLGHPLVLLEQLREAPWAGVLAVQEPLLVLDAQALAAGVALPESQQATLGHAGLLLLNKAEGLDEATQARIQLQLPARPIYWTRQGALPLAELPGFSAQAESAGTLDNLPSGSAPLPLLWRSPREPICQVQQQAEGWSIGWRWHPSQQFELLRVQQWLSGLPWRRAKLVLHTNAGWLSANALNGQALHWQNSEWRKDSRLELIFSEAQDIATLQAGFAQCRLA; encoded by the coding sequence ATGCTGAAAAATATCCCCACTCATCTGATCGCCGGGCCGCTCGGTGCCGGTAAGACCAGCCTGATTCGCCACCTGCTGGCGCAGCGCCCGGCGCATGAGCGCTGGGCGGTGCTGATCAATGAATTCGGCCTGATCGGCCTGGATGCCGCGCTGCTGACCACCGACGACGACGGAGTGGCCCTCGGTGAAGTGGCGGGTGGCTGCCTGTGCTGCGTTAACGGCGTGCCGTTTCAGGTTGGGCTTAGCCGGCTGTTGCGCAAGGCCAAACCGGACCGCCTGCTGATCGAGCCGTCCGGCCTCGGCCATCCGCTGGTATTGCTCGAACAGCTGCGCGAAGCGCCCTGGGCTGGCGTGTTGGCGGTGCAGGAGCCGTTGCTGGTGCTGGATGCTCAGGCTTTGGCCGCCGGTGTTGCGCTGCCAGAGAGTCAGCAGGCGACGCTTGGCCACGCCGGGCTGCTGCTGTTGAACAAGGCCGAAGGGCTGGATGAGGCTACCCAGGCGCGCATTCAGCTGCAACTGCCCGCGCGACCGATTTACTGGACCCGCCAGGGTGCATTGCCACTGGCAGAACTGCCCGGTTTTAGCGCCCAGGCCGAGAGCGCGGGCACGCTGGACAACCTGCCCAGTGGCAGCGCGCCGCTGCCGCTACTGTGGCGCAGTCCACGCGAGCCGATCTGCCAGGTGCAACAGCAGGCCGAAGGCTGGAGCATCGGCTGGCGCTGGCACCCCAGTCAGCAGTTCGAGCTGTTGCGCGTGCAGCAGTGGCTGAGTGGGCTGCCCTGGCGCCGCGCCAAGTTGGTGCTGCACACCAACGCCGGCTGGCTGTCCGCCAACGCTCTCAATGGCCAGGCCCTGCACTGGCAAAACAGCGAATGGCGCAAGGACTCGCGGCTGGAGTTGATCTTCAGTGAGGCGCAAGACATCGCCACTCTGCAAGCGGGGTTCGCCCAGTGCCGATTAGCCTGA
- a CDS encoding aspartate aminotransferase family protein, whose amino-acid sequence MTASGISPSAVEAFAQRERERFIARNPKSVALAERARHSLYGGVPMHWMADWSTPVPLFVERAKGARFYDVDGHEYIDFCLGDTGTMFGHSPDPIAKAIAEQGNNGLTTMLPGEDAVVCGELLAARFGLPFWQVTATATDSNRYVLRWARAITERKTLLVFDGCYHGTVDDVMVRCIDGETVPRSGLVGQAYDLTQYSRSIPFNDVAALEAALAKGDVCALLCEPAMTNIGMVLPEPGFMQQCRELTRKYGALLIIDETHTISTDMGGCTKLWNLEPDFFVVGKPIAGGVPCGIFGCSAAMAGAMTAARQRASEGSHGHGHSGMGTTLSANALAMHCMRANLEQVMTEAAYAHMLPLAKRLADGFRSLIGKHDLKWSVTELGARSEFQFCPVSPKTGAEAEAAFHDELQMALHLYLINRGILITPFHNMTLCCPSTTADDVDKLISMLDQALTELLAIPDARE is encoded by the coding sequence CCATCCGCCGTAGAAGCCTTCGCCCAGCGTGAGCGTGAGCGTTTTATCGCGCGCAACCCGAAATCCGTAGCCCTGGCCGAGCGCGCGCGCCACTCGCTGTACGGCGGCGTGCCGATGCACTGGATGGCCGACTGGTCGACCCCGGTGCCGCTGTTCGTCGAGCGGGCCAAGGGCGCGCGCTTCTATGACGTCGACGGCCATGAGTACATCGACTTCTGCCTGGGCGACACCGGCACCATGTTCGGCCACTCGCCGGATCCGATCGCCAAGGCCATTGCCGAACAAGGCAACAACGGCCTGACCACGATGCTGCCGGGCGAGGACGCGGTGGTCTGCGGCGAGCTGCTGGCCGCGCGCTTCGGCCTGCCGTTCTGGCAGGTCACCGCCACCGCCACCGACTCCAACCGCTATGTGCTGCGCTGGGCGCGGGCGATTACCGAGCGCAAGACCCTGCTGGTGTTCGACGGCTGCTACCACGGCACCGTGGATGATGTGATGGTGCGCTGCATCGACGGCGAAACCGTGCCGCGTTCCGGCCTGGTTGGCCAGGCTTACGACCTGACCCAGTACAGTCGCTCGATCCCGTTCAACGACGTGGCTGCGCTGGAAGCGGCGCTGGCTAAGGGCGACGTCTGCGCCCTGCTCTGCGAGCCGGCGATGACCAATATCGGCATGGTACTGCCCGAGCCGGGCTTTATGCAGCAATGCCGCGAGCTGACGCGTAAATACGGCGCGCTGCTGATCATCGACGAGACCCACACCATCTCCACCGATATGGGTGGCTGCACCAAATTGTGGAACCTCGAGCCGGACTTCTTCGTGGTCGGCAAGCCGATTGCCGGCGGCGTGCCGTGCGGCATCTTTGGTTGCAGCGCGGCAATGGCCGGGGCCATGACCGCCGCGCGCCAACGCGCCAGCGAAGGCAGCCACGGTCATGGCCACAGCGGCATGGGCACCACACTGTCGGCCAACGCCTTAGCCATGCACTGCATGCGCGCCAACCTGGAACAGGTGATGACCGAGGCCGCCTACGCGCATATGTTGCCGCTGGCCAAGCGCCTGGCCGATGGTTTCCGTTCTCTGATCGGCAAGCACGACCTCAAGTGGTCGGTGACCGAGCTGGGCGCGCGCAGCGAATTCCAGTTCTGCCCGGTATCGCCGAAGACCGGCGCCGAGGCCGAAGCAGCGTTCCACGACGAGCTGCAGATGGCCCTGCACCTGTACCTGATCAACCGCGGCATCCTGATCACCCCGTTCCACAACATGACCCTGTGCTGCCCGAGCACCACAGCGGACGATGTGGACAAGCTGATCAGCATGCTCGACCAGGCCCTGACCGAGCTGCTGGCCATCCCCGACGCCCGCGAGTAA
- a CDS encoding DUF3301 domain-containing protein produces MIDLFDVFLLMLFATACAWLWHAHGLRERALTLVQQHCAKADVELLDGNVALRRLALLPDARGRKRLARVYGFEFTVTGEQRHAGSIVMFGKQVGRIELAAHPFREPPADSAQVIEMAQWRNQRHLPDDSSPHQ; encoded by the coding sequence ATGATCGACCTCTTCGATGTATTTCTGCTGATGCTGTTCGCCACCGCCTGCGCCTGGCTATGGCATGCCCATGGCCTGCGTGAGCGCGCGTTGACCCTGGTGCAGCAGCACTGCGCCAAGGCTGATGTGGAGTTGCTCGATGGCAATGTTGCCCTGCGCCGGCTCGCCCTGTTGCCCGATGCTCGTGGACGCAAGCGTCTGGCGCGGGTGTATGGCTTCGAATTCACGGTAACCGGTGAGCAGCGTCATGCCGGCAGCATCGTGATGTTCGGCAAGCAGGTGGGGCGTATCGAACTGGCGGCCCACCCCTTCCGCGAACCGCCGGCAGACAGTGCCCAGGTGATTGAAATGGCACAGTGGCGCAACCAGCGCCATTTGCCCGACGACAGCAGCCCGCACCAGTAA
- a CDS encoding alpha/beta hydrolase: MHLQPWSHDSSAGFTLRGWYTPPTGKPVLHFLHGNGYCGRVYTPMLALLAEDFDLWLCDVQGHGESDHGGRFHGWNRSAELAVEAFTAGRERFADVPVYALGHSFGGVLTSLILARHPALFQRAVLLDPVLFSPAMIGVMALSDVVGLSRRTTLASKALKRRSSWPDRAAAHAALHGRGMFRGWTEEAFAAYIQHALKDSDKGAELRCRPSREADIFSSFPKRLWPSLGKVSTPTQVLYGERSYPFVAKSVARWCASNGHVSGHVVPGGHCFMQEQPEAAAARVSDFLLQRG; encoded by the coding sequence ATGCACCTCCAACCCTGGTCCCACGACAGCAGCGCCGGTTTCACCCTGCGTGGCTGGTATACGCCGCCTACGGGTAAACCCGTGCTGCACTTTCTGCATGGCAACGGCTATTGCGGGCGGGTGTATACGCCGATGTTGGCGCTGTTGGCCGAGGATTTTGATCTGTGGCTGTGCGATGTGCAGGGTCATGGTGAGAGCGATCACGGCGGACGCTTTCATGGCTGGAACCGCAGCGCCGAACTGGCAGTTGAAGCATTTACCGCTGGGCGTGAGCGCTTTGCCGATGTCCCTGTCTATGCGCTGGGCCACAGCTTTGGCGGGGTACTGACTAGCCTGATCCTGGCGCGTCATCCAGCGCTATTCCAGCGTGCGGTTTTGCTCGATCCGGTGCTGTTCAGCCCGGCGATGATCGGGGTGATGGCGTTGTCCGATGTGGTGGGCTTGAGCCGGCGTACCACCCTGGCCAGCAAGGCGCTCAAGCGCCGCAGCAGCTGGCCGGACCGCGCCGCCGCCCACGCGGCACTGCATGGCCGTGGGATGTTTCGCGGCTGGACCGAAGAGGCCTTTGCTGCCTATATCCAGCATGCCTTGAAGGACAGCGACAAAGGCGCCGAGCTGCGCTGCCGGCCGAGTCGCGAGGCGGATATTTTCAGCTCATTCCCCAAGCGTCTGTGGCCGTCGCTGGGCAAAGTCTCTACCCCGACCCAGGTGCTCTATGGCGAGCGCAGCTATCCCTTTGTGGCCAAGTCGGTGGCCCGTTGGTGCGCCAGCAATGGGCATGTCAGCGGCCATGTGGTGCCCGGTGGGCACTGTTTTATGCAGGAGCAGCCAGAGGCCGCTGCAGCGCGCGTTAGCGACTTTCTGCTGCAGCGTGGCTGA